The DNA window AAGTGCTGAAATATGCACTGGATGAAGGAATGATCTATATTGATGATAAAAGCGGAAGCAATATCGATGTACAGATTATCGACCTAAGCAAAACCGACTTGAAGAATACGCCGTTCAGCGACAGTAAGTTTGGCGGGGAAGATGTCGTACTGGTCTTCGACTATGCTTTCGGAGAGCAGGCATTTGAGGTAATGGATGAATTGCTGAGGCCTTTTGACCATAAAGGCGAAATCTACATGATGAAAGTGAAGTCTGTTTCCATCATGGGAAAAGCGGGTATCCTCGCCGGCGGCAAGGGAGATATCATGATCCCTACTTCGCATATCTTTGAAGGGACGGCAGATAATTATCCTTTTGAAAATGCTTTGTCCCTTGATGATTTTGAAGATGATGAGCTGCAGGCTTTTGAAGGATCCATGATTACCGTTCTGGGAACATCCCTGCAAAATCGTGATATCCTTTCCTATTTTATGAATACTTCGTGGAAGGCCATCGGACTGGAAATGGAGGGAGCACACTACCAGAAAGCGATTCAGGTCGCCTCAAAGATCAGGCATCACATCACTCCGGACCTGTTTGTCTGCTACGCCTATTATGCTTCAGATAATCCGCTGGAAACCGGAAGTACTCTGTCTTCAGGTGGTTTAGGACTTACCGGGGTGAAACCAACTTACCTGATTACCGTAAGGATTCTTGATAAAATCCTGAATGGAAACAGGAAAGCCATTAATAATGCTTAAACAGTATTTTAACTGATTATAAAAAGCCTCAAATGTTTATATTTGAGGCTTTTCAATGAATAATAATGAATATCAATTTTAATCGGATATAGCCTCGGATTATTATCTTAAAAAAATAAAGAAATGAGTTTAACGGTACAACTGGCTAAAAGATTCAGGGAAGTTCTCCTGGATGGCGTATGGATTGCCAATACGAATTTTAAAGATCAACTTTCAGGGGTAACATGGCAGCAGGCAACTGCGAAAATAGGTTCCTTAAATACCATAGCAATGCTTACTTTCCATATCGATTATTATATTGCAGGACTGGTCCATGTTTTTGAAGGCGGAAATCTGGAAATCAGGGATCAGTATAGTTTCGATCTTCCTCCGATCGAATCTCAGGATCAATGGAAGTGTCTTTTAACCAAACTCTGGGAAGATGCCGAGAAATTTGCTGCATTACTGGAGCAGATGC is part of the Chryseobacterium camelliae genome and encodes:
- a CDS encoding DUF1572 domain-containing protein, whose product is MSLTVQLAKRFREVLLDGVWIANTNFKDQLSGVTWQQATAKIGSLNTIAMLTFHIDYYIAGLVHVFEGGNLEIRDQYSFDLPPIESQDQWKCLLTKLWEDAEKFAALLEQMPDAKMNEVFVDEKYGSYLRNIEGMIEHCYYHLGQVTLIRKLLNE